From Chryseobacterium sp. H1D6B, a single genomic window includes:
- a CDS encoding outer membrane beta-barrel family protein — protein sequence MKKSIFALSLLASIASYAQEKPNSQVKEKQIEGVVITKTKKAVEQKGDRTIFDFSEQPQLNNGNVLEGIKKLPGLVSTDIAGMMYQGKMLEVYLNGRPLNITTNELNSFLEGMPANSVERIEVITQPGAEFPATSGGAIMNIITNKNANKYLTATYSGNYSFTNYDKYRNRTSNSLNLNARNKIFGWQLNVGQNYRESMLNTNQDNLLLSNTDRIGRGYFAKSGLTFDLGNDKLLLNYDIYHNNNDNYTLSTGNANIPYKNTAIIREADFGAFDAAGTNNLRQEAVATYQKRFDDKTKKLDFQFGYTKSDSKFNQDNIYRDVTYLNPNEVIPRFSDGNVLSNSSDMRVANFKIDYSQPVKILDEGKVSFGGLYEKQNFDTKSKGLTNLEYQRQTASTYLEFQAKLKKFDFILGARAENYDISGVSRIIDSTNAVVQKDLIPFNKFKLFPNASVQYNLMKQVYVSANYNKKISLPSISALNPNNSTFQGPNTQITGNPNLQPTIFNNYEVKLSAFDYAFIGYSVSSASNQVAQIIRKDGKNLYNEQVNISNMKIHNFNVGLPIPFMIFSKPMSEIMKFDFNPDKINFMYLYAGYQKHEIDNLNNKGFWIFNIMTQIILPKEIKLTANYSYLTPKAGYFYFTAEKPFNNSFDITLTKKFLDNRLTLSVFANDIFNGQVMQVRSNPPSGEAVYLRSKYDTRNFGLSINYKIPTKNKLAKEDSSILNSTKKEDTGGVMQQGQ from the coding sequence AAAAGCTGTTGAGCAGAAGGGGGACCGTACCATTTTTGATTTTTCGGAACAGCCGCAGCTTAATAACGGAAATGTACTGGAAGGTATCAAAAAGCTTCCGGGACTTGTTTCTACAGATATTGCAGGAATGATGTATCAAGGAAAAATGCTGGAAGTATATCTTAATGGAAGACCTTTAAACATAACAACAAACGAACTGAACTCCTTTTTAGAAGGAATGCCCGCTAATTCAGTAGAAAGAATTGAAGTGATCACCCAGCCCGGCGCAGAGTTTCCTGCTACTTCAGGAGGAGCAATCATGAATATTATCACCAATAAGAATGCAAATAAATATTTAACGGCTACTTATTCTGGAAACTATTCTTTCACGAATTACGATAAATACAGAAACAGAACCAGCAATTCACTGAACCTGAATGCCCGAAATAAGATATTCGGGTGGCAGCTGAACGTGGGTCAGAACTATCGTGAAAGTATGCTGAATACGAATCAGGATAATTTATTATTAAGCAACACAGACAGAATAGGGCGCGGTTATTTTGCAAAATCAGGACTGACCTTTGATCTGGGGAATGACAAATTATTATTAAATTATGATATCTACCATAACAACAATGATAATTATACGCTGAGTACAGGTAACGCTAATATTCCTTATAAAAACACTGCAATTATCAGAGAAGCTGATTTTGGAGCATTTGATGCAGCAGGTACGAATAATCTCCGTCAGGAAGCAGTGGCTACCTACCAAAAGCGTTTCGATGATAAAACAAAAAAATTGGATTTCCAGTTCGGCTATACAAAATCGGACAGCAAATTTAATCAAGATAATATCTACCGAGACGTAACCTACCTCAATCCTAATGAAGTTATTCCTAGGTTCTCAGACGGCAATGTACTGAGCAACAGCTCAGATATGAGAGTGGCTAATTTTAAAATAGATTATTCTCAGCCCGTTAAAATTCTTGATGAAGGAAAAGTAAGCTTTGGAGGTTTGTATGAAAAGCAGAATTTTGATACTAAAAGTAAAGGGCTTACCAATTTAGAGTACCAAAGACAGACAGCCTCAACGTATTTAGAATTTCAAGCTAAGCTGAAGAAATTTGATTTTATTTTAGGAGCCCGTGCTGAAAATTATGACATTTCAGGGGTTTCAAGAATTATTGACAGTACAAATGCTGTAGTTCAGAAAGATCTTATTCCTTTTAATAAGTTTAAGCTGTTTCCCAACGCAAGTGTTCAGTACAATCTTATGAAACAGGTGTATGTTTCCGCGAATTATAATAAAAAGATCAGTCTGCCGAGTATTTCAGCACTTAACCCTAATAACAGCACTTTCCAGGGGCCTAATACCCAGATCACTGGTAACCCGAATCTCCAGCCCACAATTTTTAATAATTATGAAGTAAAACTTTCAGCTTTCGATTATGCATTTATAGGATACAGTGTAAGCTCAGCAAGCAATCAGGTAGCACAAATTATTAGAAAAGACGGTAAAAATCTTTATAATGAGCAGGTGAACATTTCTAATATGAAAATCCACAATTTCAATGTAGGACTTCCTATTCCTTTTATGATCTTCAGCAAGCCGATGAGCGAGATCATGAAGTTTGATTTTAATCCTGACAAGATTAATTTTATGTACTTGTATGCAGGGTACCAGAAACATGAAATTGATAATTTAAACAATAAAGGTTTCTGGATCTTTAATATTATGACCCAGATCATCCTGCCTAAAGAAATAAAATTGACAGCCAATTACAGTTATTTAACTCCAAAAGCGGGTTATTTTTACTTTACAGCTGAAAAGCCATTTAATAATTCATTTGATATCACCCTGACGAAAAAGTTTCTGGATAACCGCTTAACGCTTTCTGTTTTTGCTAATGATATTTTCAACGGACAGGTTATGCAGGTACGTTCTAATCCTCCTTCTGGAGAAGCAGTATATTTGAGAAGTAAATATGATACCCGTAATTTCGGATTATCCATCAACTATAAAATACCTACAAAAAATAAGCTGGCGAAAGAGGATTCCAGCATCCTTAACAGCACTAAAAAAGAAGATACCGGCGGTGTAATGCAGCAGGGACAATAA
- a CDS encoding HesA/MoeB/ThiF family protein: MKSNDTFSRYSRQIFIDEIGLEGQRKIKASKVLIVGAGGLGSPVIQYLAAAGIGTLGVADSDTVELHNLNRQIIHTENSVGSSKVKSASRFVEALNHQVKFIGIECKIDESNVEEIMSQYDIVIDCSDNFTSRYLINDTCVQLEKPLVYGSIKGFSGQTAVFNFKGSKNLRDLFPEPPFDEDIPDCDSLGVLGTLPGIIGSMMAHQTLKMITDLPVSLNQITLIDTLNWRFETLSF, encoded by the coding sequence ATGAAAAGTAATGATACTTTCTCCCGGTACAGCCGGCAGATATTTATTGATGAGATCGGTTTAGAAGGACAGAGAAAAATAAAAGCTTCAAAAGTTCTCATTGTGGGTGCAGGAGGTTTAGGAAGCCCTGTGATTCAATATCTGGCAGCCGCAGGAATCGGTACATTAGGAGTTGCTGATTCTGATACGGTAGAATTACATAATTTGAACAGGCAGATCATTCATACCGAAAACAGCGTTGGGAGTTCAAAAGTAAAAAGCGCATCCAGATTTGTTGAAGCCCTAAATCATCAGGTTAAATTTATCGGAATTGAATGTAAAATCGATGAGTCAAATGTTGAAGAAATAATGTCACAATACGATATTGTTATTGACTGCTCTGATAATTTCACCAGCAGATATCTTATCAATGATACCTGTGTACAATTGGAAAAGCCTTTGGTTTATGGAAGTATAAAAGGTTTTTCAGGACAGACGGCAGTATTCAATTTTAAAGGGAGCAAGAATTTAAGAGATCTTTTTCCTGAGCCGCCGTTTGATGAAGATATACCAGACTGCGACAGTCTCGGTGTTTTAGGAACACTTCCGGGGATCATTGGAAGTATGATGGCTCATCAAACCTTAAAGATGATAACAGATCTACCGGTAAGTTTAAATCAGATTACCCTTATTGATACTTTAAACTGGAGATTTGAAACTTTAAGTTTTTAA
- the thiH gene encoding 2-iminoacetate synthase ThiH produces MSSFKDVFENYRWDEIKEKLKNVTLSDVHNSLQKKQKTVEDFLNMISPVAAEELELMASMAQAATQKRFGKVIQLYAPLYLSNECQNICTYCGFSMDNKLKRKTLSDTELIIEAMTLKAMGVNHILLVSGEANKMVGISYFLNAVQLLKPHFSNISIEVQPLSEEEYHLLHKAGVHSVLVYQETYHHEVYKQYHPKGKKSNFHFRLDTPDRVGKAGIHKMGLGVLLGLEDWRVDSFFNALHLDYLQKQYWKSHFSVSFPRLRPAEGIIEPNFIMEDKDLLQLICAYRIWNETLEISISTRENEKFRNHIVSLGVTAMSAGSKTNPGGYTVDKQSLEQFETSDERSMDTIKQMIKKSGYDPVMKDWDSVYSGF; encoded by the coding sequence ATGAGCAGTTTTAAAGACGTATTTGAAAATTATCGATGGGACGAAATAAAAGAAAAGCTGAAAAATGTTACTTTATCTGATGTGCACAACAGTCTGCAGAAAAAACAGAAAACGGTAGAGGATTTTTTAAATATGATCTCGCCGGTAGCAGCAGAAGAATTAGAATTAATGGCTTCTATGGCACAGGCAGCCACCCAAAAACGTTTTGGAAAAGTAATACAGCTGTATGCTCCTTTATATCTCAGCAATGAATGCCAGAATATCTGTACTTACTGTGGCTTTAGTATGGATAACAAGCTTAAAAGAAAAACGCTTTCCGATACAGAGCTGATAATAGAAGCGATGACACTTAAGGCAATGGGTGTAAATCATATCCTTTTAGTAAGCGGAGAAGCGAATAAAATGGTTGGAATTTCTTACTTTCTAAATGCCGTTCAGCTGTTAAAGCCTCATTTTTCAAATATTTCGATAGAAGTACAGCCACTCTCTGAAGAAGAATATCATCTGCTTCATAAAGCAGGAGTACATTCTGTTCTCGTTTATCAAGAGACGTATCATCATGAAGTGTACAAACAGTATCATCCAAAAGGTAAAAAATCAAATTTTCATTTCCGGCTGGATACTCCGGATAGAGTAGGAAAGGCAGGAATTCATAAAATGGGTCTGGGCGTTTTATTAGGGTTGGAAGACTGGCGCGTAGATAGTTTTTTTAATGCACTGCACCTGGATTATTTACAAAAGCAGTATTGGAAAAGCCATTTTTCGGTCTCATTCCCAAGGTTAAGGCCTGCGGAAGGAATTATAGAACCTAATTTTATAATGGAAGACAAAGACTTATTACAGTTGATCTGCGCCTATAGAATTTGGAATGAAACCCTTGAAATATCAATATCGACAAGAGAAAATGAAAAATTCAGAAACCATATCGTATCGTTGGGAGTCACGGCGATGAGCGCCGGATCAAAAACCAATCCAGGCGGATATACAGTAGATAAGCAGTCTCTTGAGCAGTTTGAAACCAGCGACGAAAGAAGCATGGACACGATAAAGCAGATGATTAAAAAATCAGGATATGATCCGGTGATGAAAGACTGGGATTCGGTTTACAGTGGTTTTTAA
- a CDS encoding thiazole synthase: MNQKLIIADRTFESRLFLGTGKFGNLEVMTESIIASRTNMVTMALKRVDSHSQEDRLLNALNTAKTHLLPNTSGARTAKEAVLAAQLAREALETNWVKLEIHPDPKYLMPDPIETLYATEELAKLGFIVMPYIHADPVLCKRLEDAGTAVVMPLGAPIGTNKGLRTVDFLEIIIAQSNVPVVVDAGIGAPSDAAKAMEMGADAVLVNTAIAVAGNPVEMALAFKEGVIAGRRAYEAGLGSIGNYAEASSPLTSFLFE, encoded by the coding sequence ATGAATCAAAAATTAATAATAGCAGACAGAACCTTTGAATCAAGACTGTTTTTAGGAACAGGGAAATTCGGAAATCTTGAAGTGATGACAGAATCAATCATTGCTTCAAGAACAAATATGGTAACGATGGCTTTAAAAAGAGTGGATTCCCATTCTCAGGAAGACAGGCTTCTTAATGCCCTTAATACTGCAAAAACCCATCTTTTACCCAATACTTCAGGAGCCCGTACAGCGAAAGAAGCTGTATTGGCCGCACAATTAGCCAGAGAAGCATTAGAAACAAACTGGGTGAAGCTGGAAATACATCCAGACCCAAAATACCTGATGCCGGATCCCATAGAGACTTTGTATGCAACAGAAGAGCTCGCTAAATTAGGATTTATCGTAATGCCCTACATTCATGCCGATCCTGTTTTATGTAAACGTCTTGAAGATGCCGGAACAGCAGTTGTCATGCCTCTGGGAGCTCCTATCGGGACAAATAAAGGACTCCGTACGGTGGATTTTTTGGAAATCATTATCGCACAAAGTAATGTCCCTGTAGTGGTAGATGCAGGAATTGGTGCACCTTCCGATGCCGCAAAAGCGATGGAAATGGGAGCAGATGCAGTTCTTGTAAATACGGCCATTGCCGTAGCAGGAAATCCAGTGGAGATGGCACTCGCATTTAAAGAGGGAGTCATTGCAGGGAGAAGAGCTTATGAAGCAGGGCTGGGAAGCATCGGAAACTATGCTGAAGCATCAAGTCCTTTAACCTCTTTTCTGTTTGAATAA
- a CDS encoding thiamine phosphate synthase gives MEKLQYISQGNTRATQELNIHKALEAGVKWVQVRWKNAAEKELAELCKTVRILCTEYKSVYIINDHVELAEQVDADGVHLGLNDQSIKEARQILGNNKLIGGTANTFSDVFQRIEEQCDYIGLGPLRFTDTKEKLSPILGFDGYQKIIDTLKERSIEIPKIYAIGGVVLNDIELLQQIGIHGVAVSGLITALPSSVNEIKSVLK, from the coding sequence GTGGAAAAGCTACAATATATTTCCCAAGGGAATACAAGAGCAACGCAGGAATTAAACATCCATAAGGCTTTAGAGGCAGGCGTAAAATGGGTGCAGGTCCGCTGGAAAAATGCAGCAGAAAAAGAGTTGGCAGAGCTTTGTAAAACAGTTCGGATACTCTGCACTGAATATAAATCGGTATACATTATTAATGATCATGTGGAGCTTGCTGAACAGGTTGATGCTGATGGAGTTCATCTGGGTTTAAATGATCAGTCAATAAAAGAGGCAAGACAGATTTTAGGAAATAATAAATTGATTGGAGGAACGGCAAACACATTTTCAGATGTTTTTCAGAGAATAGAAGAGCAGTGTGATTACATTGGTTTGGGGCCGCTGAGGTTTACCGATACCAAGGAAAAACTCAGTCCGATCCTTGGATTTGACGGATATCAGAAAATTATTGACACCTTAAAAGAAAGATCAATAGAAATACCAAAGATATATGCAATCGGGGGCGTTGTTTTAAATGACATAGAATTATTACAGCAGATCGGAATACATGGAGTAGCGGTATCAGGTCTTATAACAGCCCTGCCTTCTTCAGTGAACGAAATTAAATCAGTATTAAAATGA
- a CDS encoding thiamine phosphate synthase, with protein MIIVITPEVCIPDETKWINQMFQEGLDLMHIRKPFITDTEMETFINQLDRPFLSKLVVHSHYDLAEKWGISRLHFREEDRLDGSYVKYAENKMISTSVHSIDAYNVLGKEWEYAFLSPVFPSISKNGYGLDKTILEDLKHRNNPNVKLIGLGGINKDTIREVFDKGADGAALLGTVWQDSDPLNAFKKCRDAVSLYQ; from the coding sequence ATGATCATAGTGATCACCCCTGAAGTATGCATTCCTGATGAAACAAAGTGGATAAACCAGATGTTCCAAGAAGGATTAGATCTGATGCATATCAGGAAGCCTTTTATTACAGATACTGAAATGGAAACTTTTATAAATCAGCTTGACCGGCCGTTTCTTTCCAAATTGGTTGTGCACAGCCACTATGATCTAGCAGAAAAGTGGGGTATTTCCCGGCTCCATTTCAGAGAAGAAGACCGATTGGACGGATCTTATGTGAAGTATGCTGAAAATAAAATGATATCTACTTCTGTACATAGTATTGATGCTTATAATGTTCTAGGAAAAGAGTGGGAATATGCATTTTTAAGTCCTGTTTTTCCAAGTATCTCTAAAAATGGATACGGTCTGGATAAAACTATTTTAGAGGATCTTAAACATAGAAATAATCCTAATGTAAAATTAATTGGATTAGGTGGAATTAATAAAGACACCATTCGAGAAGTATTTGATAAAGGAGCAGACGGTGCGGCTTTATTAGGAACTGTATGGCAGGACTCTGATCCTTTGAATGCTTTTAAAAAATGCAGAGATGCAGTTAGTTTGTATCAATAA
- the thiC gene encoding phosphomethylpyrimidine synthase ThiC, whose product MAHSITRSPFPNSKKIYIPGEIHDIHVGMREIHLSPTKLSKGGFEENLPVTVYDTSGPYTDENADIDILKGLPRIREQWILDRNDVIVLDNISSEYGKARLADTTLDQLRFSYNHKPKVAEAGKELTQLYYARQGIITPEMEYIAIRENQRIEQLDCVSKEMASQHLGNSFGANTPKSKITPEFVRDEIAAGRAIIPNNINHPESEPMIIGRNFLVKINANIGNSAVSSSIEEEVEKAVWACRWGADTIMDLSTGKNIHETREWIIRNSPVPIGTVPIYQALEKVKGVAENLTWEIFKDTLIEQAEQGVSYFTIHAGVLLRYIHLTANRVTGIVSRGGSIMAKWCLFHHKENFLYIHFEEICEIMKKYDVAFSLGDGLRPGSIADANDAAQFAELETLGELTKIAWKHNVQVMIEGPGHVPMHMIKENMDKQLKECHEAPFYTLGPLTTDIAPGYDHITSGIGAAMIGWFGCAMLCYVTPKEHLGLPNKKDVKDGVITYKLAAHAADLAKGHPGSQYRDNALSKARFEFRWEDQFNLSLDPETAKSYHDETLPAEGAKTAHFCSMCGPKFCSMKITQEIRESAEQGMLDKSQEFIEHGKEIYL is encoded by the coding sequence ATGGCTCATTCAATTACACGTTCGCCGTTCCCGAATTCTAAGAAAATCTATATTCCCGGAGAGATACATGATATTCATGTCGGAATGAGGGAAATACACCTCAGCCCGACTAAGCTCAGTAAGGGAGGGTTTGAAGAAAATCTTCCAGTCACGGTTTATGATACCTCGGGACCATATACCGATGAAAATGCGGATATTGATATTCTAAAAGGACTTCCCAGAATAAGGGAACAATGGATTTTAGATAGAAATGATGTTATCGTATTAGATAATATATCATCAGAATATGGTAAAGCACGTTTAGCAGATACAACTCTGGATCAGCTGCGTTTCTCATACAACCACAAGCCTAAAGTTGCCGAAGCCGGAAAAGAACTCACCCAGCTTTATTATGCAAGGCAGGGAATCATTACTCCCGAAATGGAATACATAGCAATACGGGAAAACCAGCGTATCGAGCAGCTTGACTGTGTTTCCAAAGAAATGGCTTCACAGCACCTTGGAAACAGCTTTGGCGCTAATACGCCTAAAAGTAAAATAACACCAGAATTTGTAAGAGATGAAATAGCAGCAGGAAGAGCAATTATTCCTAATAATATCAATCACCCGGAAAGTGAACCGATGATTATTGGAAGAAATTTCTTGGTGAAAATCAATGCTAATATTGGTAACAGCGCAGTCTCTTCCAGTATTGAAGAAGAAGTAGAGAAGGCTGTCTGGGCCTGCCGGTGGGGAGCTGATACGATCATGGATTTGTCAACAGGAAAGAATATCCACGAAACCAGAGAATGGATCATCCGAAACAGCCCTGTCCCTATTGGTACCGTTCCGATTTATCAGGCATTGGAAAAAGTGAAAGGAGTTGCGGAAAATCTTACATGGGAAATATTCAAGGATACCCTTATTGAGCAGGCTGAGCAGGGTGTCTCTTATTTTACAATTCATGCAGGAGTTCTTTTAAGATATATTCATTTAACAGCTAATAGAGTAACAGGAATTGTTTCACGCGGCGGTTCTATTATGGCTAAATGGTGTCTTTTCCACCACAAAGAAAATTTTCTGTACATCCATTTTGAAGAGATATGTGAGATTATGAAAAAATATGATGTTGCTTTTTCTCTGGGGGACGGCCTGCGTCCGGGATCGATTGCAGATGCTAATGATGCCGCACAGTTTGCAGAATTAGAAACCTTGGGAGAATTAACAAAGATCGCGTGGAAACATAATGTACAGGTGATGATTGAAGGCCCTGGGCATGTGCCGATGCATATGATCAAGGAAAATATGGACAAACAGCTGAAAGAATGTCATGAGGCACCGTTTTATACACTGGGGCCGTTAACAACTGATATTGCACCGGGTTATGACCATATCACTTCTGGAATTGGAGCGGCCATGATAGGGTGGTTCGGATGTGCCATGTTGTGTTATGTTACCCCGAAAGAGCATTTAGGACTTCCAAATAAAAAAGATGTAAAAGACGGAGTGATCACTTATAAACTTGCCGCGCACGCCGCAGATCTTGCAAAAGGACATCCTGGTTCTCAATACAGAGATAATGCTTTGAGCAAAGCCAGATTTGAATTCAGATGGGAAGATCAATTTAATCTTTCGCTGGATCCTGAAACAGCAAAATCGTATCATGATGAAACACTGCCGGCAGAAGGAGCTAAAACTGCTCATTTCTGTTCCATGTGCGGACCGAAATTCTGTTCCATGAAAATCACCCAGGAAATAAGAGAATCTGCTGAGCAGGGAATGCTGGATAAATCCCAGGAATTTATAGAACACGGAAAAGAAATCTATTTATGA
- the thiS gene encoding sulfur carrier protein ThiS, whose amino-acid sequence MELTINHTRKTFDKLPENLEALMALEMPEKKKGIAAAVNNQIIPQASWPVTLLKDKDSILIITAAQGG is encoded by the coding sequence ATGGAACTCACAATCAACCACACACGAAAAACTTTTGATAAACTTCCCGAGAATCTGGAGGCACTTATGGCTTTGGAAATGCCCGAAAAGAAAAAAGGCATTGCAGCAGCTGTCAACAATCAAATTATTCCGCAGGCTTCCTGGCCGGTTACTTTACTCAAAGATAAAGATTCGATTTTAATCATTACAGCTGCACAAGGCGGTTAA
- a CDS encoding RluA family pseudouridine synthase — MKEQIIYEDNHLLIINKKVGQLVQGDKTGDESLLDSIKNYIKIRDAKPGNVFLGLVHRIDRPTSGLVIYAKTSKALSRLTQMVKNREVKKTYWAVVPKEMVPQSQRLVHYLMKNEKNNKAIIFTKAAEGAKEAILRYTVIKSLENYMLLEIDLETGRHHQIRAQLSKTGIPIKGDLKYGSPRSNPDGGINLHARKLEFIHPVTKEKIEVTAPVPQNDAVWRACEN, encoded by the coding sequence ATGAAGGAACAGATTATTTATGAAGACAATCATCTTTTAATAATCAATAAAAAAGTCGGACAGCTCGTTCAAGGCGATAAAACCGGCGATGAATCATTATTAGATTCTATTAAGAATTATATAAAAATAAGAGATGCTAAGCCGGGAAATGTTTTTCTCGGCTTAGTTCATCGTATTGACCGTCCTACTTCAGGGCTGGTGATTTACGCTAAAACATCAAAAGCGCTTTCCCGTCTTACTCAGATGGTGAAAAATAGAGAAGTGAAGAAAACGTATTGGGCAGTAGTTCCTAAAGAAATGGTTCCGCAGAGCCAGCGTTTAGTACATTATCTAATGAAAAACGAGAAAAATAATAAAGCAATTATTTTTACTAAAGCCGCCGAAGGAGCTAAGGAAGCAATTTTGAGATACACGGTTATAAAAAGTCTGGAAAATTATATGCTTCTTGAAATTGATCTTGAAACAGGCAGGCATCATCAGATCCGTGCACAATTATCAAAGACAGGAATACCAATTAAAGGAGATCTGAAATACGGATCACCCCGTTCTAATCCTGATGGAGGAATTAATCTTCATGCCAGGAAATTAGAATTTATTCATCCTGTGACCAAAGAAAAAATAGAAGTTACGGCTCCGGTTCCGCAGAATGATGCTGTCTGGAGGGCGTGTGAAAATTAA
- the panB gene encoding 3-methyl-2-oxobutanoate hydroxymethyltransferase has product MSVHSEIKKVTTETLRKMKFDKEKITMLTAYDFTTAKMVDAGGVDAILIGDSAANVMAGFETTLPITLDQMIYHAQSVVRGVDRALVVADLPFGTYQSNPEKALESAVRMMKEGGAHAVKIEGGKEISKSIKKIINAGIPVMGHLGLTPQSIYKFGTYKVRAKEEAEAEKLIADAQLLEELGCFSIVLEKIPAELAKRVSESISIPTIGIGAGADCDGQVLVYHDMVGMNKDFTPKFLRRYLDLYTEITGAVAAYVKDVKNVDFPNEKESY; this is encoded by the coding sequence ATGTCTGTTCATTCTGAAATTAAAAAAGTTACGACTGAAACCTTACGAAAAATGAAATTCGATAAGGAGAAAATAACAATGCTTACCGCTTATGATTTTACTACCGCGAAGATGGTAGATGCAGGCGGAGTAGATGCAATTTTGATTGGCGACTCTGCAGCAAATGTAATGGCTGGTTTTGAAACTACCTTGCCCATCACCTTAGATCAGATGATCTATCACGCTCAAAGTGTAGTGCGCGGTGTAGACAGAGCTTTAGTGGTGGCAGACCTTCCTTTTGGAACTTATCAGAGCAACCCTGAAAAAGCTTTGGAATCTGCTGTAAGAATGATGAAAGAAGGAGGAGCGCATGCTGTGAAGATCGAAGGCGGAAAAGAAATATCAAAATCTATCAAAAAAATCATCAATGCCGGAATTCCGGTAATGGGACATTTAGGATTAACGCCTCAGTCTATCTATAAGTTCGGAACCTATAAAGTAAGAGCAAAAGAAGAGGCAGAAGCTGAAAAATTAATTGCTGATGCACAGCTTTTAGAAGAATTAGGATGTTTTTCTATTGTTTTAGAGAAAATCCCTGCAGAATTAGCCAAGAGAGTTTCAGAAAGCATTTCTATTCCGACTATTGGAATTGGTGCCGGAGCCGATTGTGACGGACAGGTTTTAGTATATCATGATATGGTAGGAATGAATAAAGATTTCACACCGAAATTCTTAAGAAGATATCTTGATCTTTATACTGAAATCACAGGAGCTGTAGCCGCTTATGTGAAAGATGTGAAAAATGTAGATTTTCCAAACGAAAAAGAAAGCTATTAA
- a CDS encoding Crp/Fnr family transcriptional regulator yields the protein MSQEQQIAIEERFARVFNDKSFKERLSSVDFEKYINAKKRLSFQKHDTIFDDGETPKGVYFLEKGAAKLSKSGAFGKDQILRFIKEGDIIGYRSLLCGENFQAKADAMTDIECVFLPADVFMYLLEVDPQLSFVMLQKIAYELGESSNTITFLAQKTVRERLAEILILLEQKLGVDPEGFIKISLTREEIANIIGTATESAIRLISEFKQDSLIEVDGRNIKILNHDKLMKLGHVVL from the coding sequence ATGTCGCAGGAACAACAGATTGCTATTGAAGAGAGGTTCGCCAGGGTTTTTAATGATAAATCATTTAAGGAAAGACTTTCTAGCGTTGATTTTGAAAAATATATTAATGCAAAGAAAAGACTGAGTTTTCAGAAACACGATACTATTTTCGATGATGGGGAAACTCCAAAAGGAGTATATTTTTTAGAAAAAGGAGCTGCTAAATTATCGAAGTCTGGAGCTTTTGGGAAAGACCAAATTTTAAGATTTATCAAAGAAGGGGATATCATCGGCTACCGATCTTTGCTTTGTGGAGAAAATTTTCAAGCCAAAGCTGATGCAATGACAGATATTGAATGTGTTTTTCTTCCTGCGGATGTATTTATGTATCTGCTGGAGGTAGATCCTCAATTGTCTTTCGTCATGCTTCAGAAAATTGCTTATGAGCTTGGAGAATCTTCTAATACCATTACATTCCTTGCACAAAAGACAGTAAGAGAAAGACTGGCAGAAATTCTTATTCTTTTAGAACAGAAATTAGGAGTAGATCCGGAAGGGTTTATTAAAATATCTTTAACAAGAGAAGAAATTGCCAATATCATTGGGACTGCTACAGAAAGTGCCATCAGACTAATCTCTGAATTCAAACAGGACAGTTTGATTGAAGTGGACGGAAGAAATATCAAAATCTTGAATCACGATAAATTAATGAAACTAGGACACGTAGTTTTGTAA